A genomic region of Nostoc sp. UHCC 0702 contains the following coding sequences:
- a CDS encoding magnesium protoporphyrin IX methyltransferase — MNAADDKTIVREYFNSTGFDRWRRIYGDGEVNKVQLDIRNGHQQTVDTVIGWLKADQNLAELSICDAGCGVGSLSIPLAADGAKVYASDISEKMVSEGKDRALQTLENAENPTFAVQDLESLSGNYHTVICLDVLIHYPQEKADEMISHLCSLAQSRIILSFAPKTCALSILKKIGSFFPGASKTTRAYLHREVDVVKILESNGFAVQRQAFTKTRFYFSRLLEATRK; from the coding sequence ATGAACGCAGCCGACGATAAAACCATTGTTCGCGAGTATTTCAATTCCACAGGGTTTGACCGCTGGAGGCGGATTTATGGCGATGGCGAAGTCAATAAAGTGCAGCTAGACATTCGCAATGGCCACCAGCAAACTGTGGATACGGTCATCGGCTGGCTAAAAGCTGATCAAAATTTAGCAGAGTTATCGATCTGCGATGCTGGGTGTGGTGTGGGAAGTCTTAGCATCCCCCTAGCGGCGGATGGTGCTAAAGTCTATGCCAGCGATATTTCTGAAAAAATGGTGTCAGAAGGCAAGGATAGAGCCTTACAAACCTTGGAAAATGCCGAAAACCCTACTTTTGCCGTGCAGGATTTAGAATCTTTAAGCGGTAATTACCACACCGTGATTTGCTTGGATGTTCTCATCCATTATCCTCAAGAAAAAGCCGATGAGATGATTTCTCACCTATGTTCTTTGGCACAGTCACGGATTATTCTCAGTTTTGCGCCCAAAACCTGCGCTTTGAGTATACTTAAGAAAATTGGCAGTTTCTTTCCTGGAGCAAGTAAGACAACTCGCGCTTATCTGCATCGTGAGGTTGATGTGGTGAAAATCCTCGAAAGTAATGGTTTTGCTGTGCAACGTCAGGCGTTCACAAAGACGCGCTTCTATTTCTCCCGCTTGCTGGAAGCGACACGTAAGTAA
- a CDS encoding tetratricopeptide repeat protein: protein MLADILAQLQKQASAGESGVAAAFELNWQSLEPEAQKLACLLSLFALAPIPWSLVESAASYSDWEFDLKANCTILVERYLLQELAEDTYQIHDLIRELLQQKLEDLAEADELKRGYCQAMVGIAQDIPQTPTLIEIAQVTLAIPHLAGTATVYQDWLSDDDLIWPFVGLARFYQGQGAYEQALPWYEQSLSAARKRFGDEHPDVAASLNNLAALYRSQGRYSEAEALYIDALSMTKRLLGDEHPSVATSLNNLALLYDSQGRYSEAEALYIEALKIAEKQLGVNHPNTITIRENLEYLRRNRQP, encoded by the coding sequence ATGTTAGCAGACATCCTCGCACAGCTACAAAAGCAAGCATCAGCAGGTGAGTCTGGTGTAGCAGCAGCTTTTGAGTTGAATTGGCAAAGCTTGGAACCAGAAGCGCAAAAATTGGCTTGTCTGTTGAGTTTGTTTGCTTTGGCTCCTATCCCCTGGTCTTTGGTAGAATCAGCAGCAAGTTATAGCGATTGGGAATTTGACCTCAAAGCTAACTGTACTATTTTAGTTGAGCGTTATTTGCTGCAAGAATTGGCAGAGGACACCTACCAAATACATGATCTTATTCGGGAATTATTGCAGCAGAAGTTAGAAGATTTGGCTGAAGCAGATGAACTTAAGCGCGGCTATTGTCAAGCAATGGTAGGCATAGCACAGGATATTCCTCAAACACCCACATTGATAGAAATTGCTCAAGTAACTCTTGCCATCCCTCACCTTGCCGGAACTGCTACAGTTTACCAAGATTGGTTAAGCGATGATGATTTAATCTGGCCTTTTGTCGGCTTGGCTAGATTTTACCAAGGTCAAGGAGCCTATGAGCAAGCTTTACCTTGGTATGAACAAAGTTTATCAGCTGCTAGAAAACGTTTTGGGGATGAACACCCTGATGTGGCAGCTAGCCTGAACAATTTGGCAGCACTCTACCGTTCCCAGGGAAGGTACAGCGAAGCCGAAGCTTTGTATATCGATGCTTTATCCATGACAAAACGCCTGCTGGGGGATGAACACCCCTCGGTGGCAACTAGCCTGAACAATTTGGCACTCCTCTACGATTCCCAGGGAAGGTACAGCGAAGCCGAGGCTTTGTATATCGAAGCTTTGAAGATCGCTGAAAAACAGTTGGGGGTAAATCATCCCAATACAATAACCATTCGTGAAAATTTGGAATACTTGCGGCGGAATCGTCAGCCTTGA
- a CDS encoding NB-ARC domain-containing protein,Caspase domain-containing protein: protein MQLMAKPEQTFGLIVGIEKYHESAWNVTGGGPANDALQFAHWLHRRGVPKENIRLCLSALEENHQLIGECGLTVELATEQNISNIVTNFLSPKSGDLLYIFWAGHGLMTSERERRLLCADANQQNWQNLDLNSLLILLGSDKFQIRNHICIIDACANYLLESDGRPTNLGGNTFSSGQPHKDSQQFVLVATREGEKANVNSENQTGYFSQAVREAFAAANGTFPPNMKEVTEAVKQRFISLDKKQLPTYFYSRSWDGDIEKSHFNPFDIPHNIPQGQARKFVGRDEQIEQLRQLLQVNDVVAITDVTGQGGVGKTELAIQYSEKYLADYSGGCCWLNPQGIDLGTQLIEFGVVNLPNFNLPDGLSLAGQVAYCWKNWQAGKVLLVFDDVKDWMQIKPYLPPKGSRFKVLITTRLNTGLAYTRLPLGKLSPDAALELLAKLLEEDLVKQEPDKAKILCEHVDYIPLGIYQIAGICRKPRRELC, encoded by the coding sequence ATGCAGTTGATGGCTAAACCTGAGCAGACATTTGGGCTAATTGTGGGTATTGAAAAGTACCACGAATCTGCTTGGAATGTAACTGGAGGGGGGCCAGCCAATGATGCGCTGCAATTTGCTCATTGGCTGCATCGGCGCGGTGTACCGAAGGAGAACATCCGCTTATGTTTATCAGCACTGGAAGAAAATCATCAGTTAATTGGGGAATGTGGGTTAACTGTAGAGTTAGCAACAGAGCAAAATATCTCTAATATTGTGACTAACTTTTTATCCCCAAAGTCCGGGGATTTACTCTATATTTTTTGGGCGGGACATGGTTTGATGACCTCAGAACGAGAGCGTCGGTTGCTTTGTGCTGATGCTAATCAACAGAATTGGCAGAATTTAGATTTGAATTCTTTGTTAATTTTGTTGGGTTCCGATAAATTTCAGATTCGCAATCATATTTGTATTATTGATGCCTGTGCCAATTATCTTTTAGAGTCAGACGGAAGACCAACTAACTTAGGTGGCAATACTTTTTCGAGCGGACAGCCACATAAAGATAGTCAACAATTTGTGTTAGTGGCTACGCGAGAAGGAGAAAAAGCTAATGTAAATTCTGAAAATCAAACAGGATATTTTTCTCAAGCTGTGAGAGAGGCTTTTGCCGCAGCTAATGGAACTTTTCCCCCGAATATGAAAGAAGTTACTGAGGCAGTTAAGCAGCGATTTATTAGTTTAGATAAAAAACAACTGCCGACTTATTTTTATTCCCGCAGTTGGGATGGAGATATTGAAAAATCTCATTTTAACCCGTTTGATATCCCGCATAATATCCCACAGGGTCAAGCTCGTAAGTTTGTCGGGAGGGATGAGCAAATAGAACAATTGCGTCAGTTATTGCAAGTAAATGATGTTGTGGCTATTACCGATGTCACTGGACAAGGTGGCGTGGGTAAAACAGAGTTAGCTATTCAATACTCAGAGAAATATTTGGCAGATTATTCTGGCGGGTGTTGTTGGTTAAATCCCCAAGGTATTGATTTGGGAACCCAGTTAATAGAGTTTGGAGTTGTGAATTTACCTAACTTTAATCTTCCTGATGGATTAAGCCTAGCAGGTCAAGTTGCTTATTGCTGGAAGAACTGGCAAGCTGGCAAAGTTTTATTAGTATTTGATGATGTCAAAGACTGGATGCAAATTAAACCATACCTACCACCTAAAGGTTCTCGGTTTAAGGTGTTGATTACCACTCGTCTAAATACAGGGTTAGCATATACCCGACTTCCGTTAGGTAAATTGTCACCAGATGCAGCTTTAGAATTATTAGCAAAGCTATTGGAAGAAGATTTAGTTAAGCAGGAGCCAGACAAAGCAAAAATACTTTGTGAACATGTGGATTATATACCCCTTGGAATTTACCAAATAGCGGGTATCTGCCGTAAGCCAAGGAGAGAATTATGTTAG
- a CDS encoding SDR family oxidoreductase — MIKPLQNKIALITGASRGLGRAIALRFAKEGIGVIVNYSSNKNAADEVVQEITDNGGVGFAVQADLGSLTGVEKLFQSVDTKLQETNGNTKFDILVNNAGIAPTATTQETSEELFDQVFNLNVKSLFFITQQAIPRLNDGGRIINISTGLSRVANVSYPVYSASKGSVDVLTRVWAAELGPRGITVNNIAPGAIDTDINAHWLRSDEGRKMVTEQAALGRVGYAEDIGDVAAFLISDDSRWITGQRIEASGGWML, encoded by the coding sequence ATGATCAAACCATTACAAAATAAAATTGCATTGATTACTGGGGCTAGTCGTGGTCTTGGTCGCGCGATCGCATTACGATTTGCCAAAGAGGGTATTGGTGTAATTGTCAACTACAGCAGTAACAAAAATGCAGCCGATGAAGTAGTGCAGGAAATCACTGATAATGGCGGTGTTGGCTTTGCTGTTCAGGCAGATTTAGGTTCTCTAACAGGGGTAGAGAAACTTTTTCAAAGTGTAGACACTAAGCTACAAGAAACGAACGGTAATACAAAATTTGACATTTTAGTTAACAATGCAGGTATCGCACCTACTGCTACTACTCAAGAGACATCAGAAGAACTATTCGACCAAGTTTTTAACCTGAACGTTAAAAGTTTATTCTTCATCACCCAGCAAGCCATCCCTCGTCTCAACGATGGCGGACGCATTATCAATATAAGTACAGGTTTAAGCCGTGTAGCTAATGTTTCTTACCCTGTCTATTCTGCCAGTAAAGGATCTGTGGATGTTTTGACTCGCGTATGGGCAGCCGAGTTAGGGCCACGGGGTATAACAGTCAACAACATAGCCCCCGGTGCGATCGATACTGATATCAATGCTCACTGGTTGCGTAGTGATGAAGGTCGTAAAATGGTGACGGAACAAGCTGCCTTGGGTCGAGTTGGTTATGCAGAAGACATTGGTGATGTTGCTGCCTTCCTAATATCTGATGATAGTCGTTGGATTACAGGGCAGCGCATTGAAGCTAGTGGTGGATGGATGCTATAA
- a CDS encoding DUF423 domain-containing protein codes for MTQIFLSVAAILGGLSVATGAFASHALREKISERSLEIFETGARYQMYHALALLLVALLISRTQSPQPTLIASGWLFIIGIALFSGSLYALSLTGIKSLGAITPLGGAAFLAGWGALAFSAWSLKF; via the coding sequence ATGACGCAGATTTTTTTAAGCGTAGCTGCTATTTTAGGCGGCTTGTCGGTTGCTACTGGTGCTTTCGCTTCCCATGCTTTACGAGAAAAAATTAGTGAGCGATCGCTCGAAATTTTTGAAACCGGCGCTCGTTACCAAATGTACCACGCTCTCGCACTTTTATTGGTAGCACTACTAATTAGTCGCACTCAATCGCCTCAACCTACTCTCATAGCTAGTGGGTGGCTGTTTATCATTGGTATTGCTCTTTTTTCAGGGAGTTTGTACGCTTTGAGCTTAACTGGTATTAAATCCTTGGGTGCCATTACACCACTAGGGGGTGCAGCCTTTCTTGCCGGTTGGGGTGCTTTAGCTTTTAGCGCTTGGAGTTTGAAATTTTAG
- a CDS encoding nucleotidyltransferase domain-containing protein — MNIPADIKIIVEQQPYPLLFATISGSHLYGFPSLDSDYDLRGVHILPVQEVVGLNIGAETIEISEIRESLQIDLVTHEIKKFFLLLLRKNGYVLEQLYSPLILKSTPEYEELKIIVQDCITRHHSYHYFGFAATQWKLFEKEQPHRVKPLLYIYRVLLTGIYLMQTGVIEANLIKLNEIFDLPYIADLIAQKLADAEKSTLSNVDVAFHQREYERLRDRLQEAYEASTLPEAPVGKVSLHNLLVKLRIRS; from the coding sequence ATGAATATTCCAGCTGATATCAAAATAATAGTTGAGCAACAACCTTACCCGCTTTTATTTGCCACCATTAGCGGTTCTCATTTATATGGTTTCCCTTCTCTAGATTCTGACTATGATTTGCGTGGTGTGCATATTTTACCAGTGCAAGAAGTAGTAGGATTAAATATTGGTGCTGAAACTATTGAAATATCAGAAATTCGTGAATCTTTGCAAATTGATTTGGTAACTCATGAGATCAAAAAATTCTTTTTGCTACTCCTGAGAAAGAATGGCTATGTGTTAGAGCAACTGTATTCACCTTTAATATTAAAAAGTACACCAGAATATGAAGAGTTAAAAATTATTGTTCAAGACTGTATTACCCGTCACCACAGCTATCATTATTTTGGTTTTGCGGCAACGCAATGGAAACTATTTGAAAAAGAACAGCCACATCGAGTCAAGCCACTACTTTATATTTATCGAGTGCTATTGACGGGGATTTACCTCATGCAAACAGGGGTAATTGAAGCTAATTTAATCAAGCTAAATGAGATTTTTGATTTACCATACATTGCTGATTTAATAGCCCAAAAGTTGGCAGATGCAGAAAAGTCTACTTTGTCAAATGTTGATGTGGCTTTTCATCAAAGAGAATATGAACGGTTGCGCGATCGCTTGCAAGAAGCATATGAAGCAAGTACACTACCTGAAGCACCTGTAGGGAAGGTAAGTTTACATAATTTGCTGGTAAAGTTGAGAATTAGAAGTTAA